The Bacteroidota bacterium genome window below encodes:
- the dnaK gene encoding molecular chaperone DnaK, translated as MGKIIGIDLGTTNSCVAVMEGNDPVVIQNAEGARTTPSVVAFTKTGDRLVGDPAKRQAVTNPHNTVFSIKRFMGRRYDEVTSEIGKVPYKVIKGENDVARVEITDPATNQNKIYSPPEISAMILQKMKKTAEDYLGQPVTEAVITVPAYFNDSQRQATKDAGKIAGLDVKRIINEPTAAALAYGLDKKKANEKVAVYDLGGGTFDISILELGDGVFEVKATNGDGHLGGDDFDHVLIDYLAEEFKKKEGIDLRKDPMAMQRLKDAAETAKKALSSSSQTEVNLPYITATAEGPKFLLETITRAKFESLISNLVERTVGPCKKAIEDSGYKVEEIDEVILVGGSTRIPMVQDRVKALFGKEPNKGVNPDEVVAIGAAIQGGVLAGDVKDVLLLDVTPLSLGLETLGGVMTKLIEANTTIPTKKSQIFSTASDNQPGVEIHVLQGERPMAQDNRTLGRFHLEGIPPAPRGVPQVEVTFDIDANGILNVSAKDNASGKSQSIKITHSSGLSDAEIEKMKKDAKEHEADDLKKKEMIDLKNQADGMIFQGERQLKEFEAKLDDATKSKIQSSIDRLKEAAKTDNAATLKTAIDEFNAAWNEASTQMYSQATQNPGAGTDAGAGQQGPNPNAGAEASGEKVENADFEVVDDKDKK; from the coding sequence ATGGGTAAAATAATCGGAATTGACCTTGGTACCACAAACTCGTGCGTAGCCGTTATGGAAGGCAATGACCCCGTTGTTATTCAAAATGCTGAAGGCGCAAGAACTACTCCTTCTGTAGTTGCTTTCACCAAAACAGGTGACAGATTAGTCGGCGACCCGGCAAAAAGACAAGCTGTAACAAATCCTCATAACACTGTATTCTCTATAAAGAGATTTATGGGAAGAAGATATGATGAGGTTACCAGTGAAATCGGTAAAGTGCCTTACAAAGTTATCAAAGGCGAAAACGATGTTGCCAGAGTTGAAATAACTGACCCTGCAACAAATCAAAACAAAATTTATTCTCCGCCGGAAATCTCTGCAATGATTCTTCAGAAAATGAAGAAGACTGCTGAAGATTATTTAGGCCAGCCTGTAACAGAAGCTGTTATTACAGTTCCTGCTTACTTCAATGATTCGCAAAGACAAGCTACAAAAGATGCAGGTAAAATTGCAGGACTTGATGTAAAAAGAATTATCAACGAACCTACAGCAGCAGCGCTTGCTTACGGTCTTGATAAAAAGAAAGCAAATGAAAAAGTAGCGGTATATGATTTAGGCGGCGGTACATTCGATATCTCAATCCTTGAATTAGGTGACGGTGTATTCGAAGTAAAAGCTACAAACGGTGACGGACACTTAGGCGGTGATGACTTTGACCACGTATTGATTGATTATCTAGCCGAAGAGTTCAAGAAAAAAGAAGGTATCGATTTAAGAAAAGATCCGATGGCAATGCAAAGATTAAAAGATGCTGCTGAAACTGCTAAGAAAGCTTTATCTTCTAGCTCACAAACTGAAGTAAATCTTCCTTACATTACAGCAACTGCTGAAGGTCCTAAGTTCTTACTTGAAACCATTACAAGAGCTAAGTTCGAATCATTAATTTCTAATTTAGTAGAAAGAACAGTCGGTCCATGTAAAAAAGCAATTGAAGATTCAGGTTATAAAGTTGAAGAAATAGATGAAGTTATTCTCGTCGGCGGTTCAACAAGAATTCCGATGGTACAGGACAGAGTAAAAGCTTTATTCGGTAAAGAGCCGAACAAAGGCGTAAATCCTGATGAAGTAGTTGCAATCGGCGCTGCAATTCAGGGCGGTGTTCTTGCAGGTGATGTAAAAGATGTTTTACTGCTTGACGTAACTCCTTTATCATTAGGTCTTGAAACCCTTGGCGGTGTAATGACTAAACTTATTGAAGCAAATACAACTATCCCAACTAAGAAGTCACAGATCTTCTCAACAGCAAGTGATAATCAGCCCGGTGTTGAAATTCACGTTCTGCAGGGCGAGAGACCAATGGCTCAGGATAACAGAACATTAGGCAGATTCCATTTAGAAGGAATTCCACCTGCACCAAGAGGCGTTCCGCAGGTTGAAGTTACATTCGATATTGATGCGAACGGTATCTTAAATGTTTCTGCAAAAGATAATGCTTCAGGAAAATCTCAGTCAATAAAGATAACTCACTCTTCAGGATTGAGCGATGCTGAAATTGAAAAGATGAAGAAAGATGCTAAAGAACACGAAGCAGATGACCTGAAGAAGAAAGAAATGATTGACTTAAAGAATCAGGCTGACGGAATGATATTCCAGGGCGAAAGACAATTGAAAGAATTCGAAGCCAAGCTTGATGATGCTACAAAATCGAAGATACAATCTTCTATAGACAGACTAAAAGAAGCTGCTAAGACCGATAACGCTGCAACACTTAAAACTGCAATCGATGAATTTAATGCTGCATGGAACGAAGCATCTACACAGATGTATTCACAGGCAACACAAAACCCGGGAGCCGGCACTGATGCAGGCGCAGGACAACAAGGTCCTAACCCTAATGCAGGAGCGGAAGCTTCGGGTGAAAAAGTCGAAAATGCAGACTTTGAAGTAGTTGATGATAAAGACAAGAAATAA
- a CDS encoding Hsp20/alpha crystallin family protein: MNIVKFNRPNKDFLNFEGFDKLFNWKDLSDVAFNFDKTFGFAPKSEIVEDKDNFYISVELPGVSKEDVKINLEENTLTISGSKKKDETFKDKTSVTNERYYGEFKRTFSLTNDIKKDNIEAAYKDGVLHILLPKVEEAKPFVKEITIK; the protein is encoded by the coding sequence ATGAACATAGTAAAATTCAACAGACCAAACAAAGACTTTTTAAATTTTGAAGGCTTTGATAAGCTTTTCAACTGGAAAGATTTATCCGACGTAGCTTTTAATTTTGATAAGACTTTCGGTTTTGCACCAAAGTCAGAAATCGTAGAAGATAAAGATAATTTCTACATTTCAGTTGAATTACCGGGTGTTTCAAAAGAAGATGTAAAGATCAATCTTGAAGAAAACACATTAACAATTTCAGGTTCTAAAAAGAAAGATGAAACTTTCAAAGATAAAACATCAGTAACAAACGAAAGATATTACGGAGAGTTCAAAAGAACTTTCAGCTTAACAAACGATATTAAAAAAGACAATATCGAAGCAGCTTACAAAGACGGTGTATTGCACATCTTATTACCAAAGGTAGAAGAAGCAAAACCGTTCGTAAAAGAAATTACAATTAAGTAA
- a CDS encoding T9SS type A sorting domain-containing protein has protein sequence MVGNNIVSLSMRIPTSSVANWPTADVTYSNFDIYLSPSRPPSARSLTFDSNITGTKVQVRSGSLLVTANSYTFGSTPNAFGPAITFTTPYLYSGGDLLIELRHSGFTGTTRTNDAITTSTSGYATDYSACWTGSYTGTTGSQGNFCVIQLNDAVAPVELSSFTSITVRNNVSIHWTTESEHNNPGFDIERKSIEQNSQNDWIKIANVQGYGNSNEPKNYTYFDNGLQSGKYTYRLKQIDYNGGFEYFTLTNNVEVGLPNEFRLSQNYPNPFNPVTKINYEIPFESNVSLKVYNMLGKEVANLVNNSLQKAGFYSVELNANNLTSGTYFYKITVVGNTKDFTATKKMLLIK, from the coding sequence ATGGTAGGGAATAATATAGTTTCTCTTTCTATGAGAATCCCAACTTCTTCCGTTGCAAATTGGCCAACCGCTGATGTAACTTACAGTAACTTTGATATATATCTTTCACCAAGCAGACCTCCATCCGCCAGGAGTTTAACATTTGATTCAAATATAACAGGTACGAAAGTTCAGGTCCGTTCAGGCAGTTTATTAGTAACAGCAAACTCTTATACTTTCGGCAGCACTCCGAATGCCTTTGGTCCTGCTATAACTTTCACAACACCTTACTTATATTCCGGAGGTGATTTACTAATTGAGCTAAGGCATAGCGGTTTCACCGGTACAACAAGAACAAATGATGCAATAACTACTTCTACATCCGGTTATGCAACTGACTACAGCGCCTGCTGGACGGGAAGCTACACCGGTACTACGGGTTCCCAGGGAAATTTTTGCGTCATCCAATTAAATGATGCAGTTGCGCCTGTCGAACTTTCATCTTTCACTTCAATTACAGTCAGAAATAATGTATCTATTCATTGGACTACTGAATCAGAACACAATAATCCGGGATTCGATATTGAAAGAAAATCAATTGAACAAAATTCACAAAATGATTGGATAAAAATTGCAAATGTTCAGGGATACGGAAATTCTAATGAACCAAAAAACTATACATATTTTGATAACGGTCTACAGTCAGGAAAATATACTTACCGATTAAAACAGATAGATTACAACGGTGGTTTTGAATATTTTACTTTGACAAACAATGTTGAAGTCGGACTGCCGAATGAGTTCAGGCTTTCTCAGAATTATCCGAATCCGTTCAATCCTGTTACAAAAATTAATTATGAAATTCCTTTTGAGAGCAATGTAAGTTTAAAAGTTTATAACATGCTAGGAAAGGAAGTTGCAAATCTAGTAAACAACAGCTTGCAAAAAGCCGGGTTTTACTCTGTGGAGCTAAATGCAAATAATCTGACAAGCGGAACATATTTTTATAAAATTACTGTGGTGGGAAATACAAAAGATTTTACAGCAACCAAAAAAATGCTTTTAATTAAATAA
- a CDS encoding T9SS type A sorting domain-containing protein: MIINANQLTALVGTHITSITFRNLSSSTTAWPSADVTFSNYDIYLAPGVPPAERHSTFDSNIVGTKTQVRSGSLVIPANSYGVNGTAPHPFGDPPINFNTSYLYTGGHLVIEIRHTGFTGTSRANDAIGTSTSGYATNFTAGWQGSYTGTAVTQGNFCVIQINNSPVATGITPVTGTPTEFKLMQNYPNPFNPVTKIEYALPYESSVNLVVYDLLGREVSNLINNKLQPAGFYSVEFNGSNLTSGTYFFRMTAQGKESDFATTKKMILSK, from the coding sequence ATGATTATAAACGCAAACCAGCTTACTGCTTTGGTGGGAACACATATTACTTCAATTACTTTTAGAAATCTTAGCTCATCAACCACTGCCTGGCCTTCTGCTGATGTTACTTTCTCAAATTATGATATATATCTTGCGCCGGGTGTTCCGCCTGCCGAAAGACATTCAACATTCGATTCCAACATTGTAGGCACAAAGACTCAGGTGCGTTCAGGAAGCCTGGTAATTCCGGCAAACTCATACGGTGTAAACGGCACTGCTCCGCATCCGTTCGGCGATCCTCCGATTAATTTTAATACTTCTTATCTTTATACCGGCGGGCATTTAGTTATTGAAATAAGACATACAGGCTTTACAGGTACATCAAGAGCTAATGATGCAATTGGAACTTCTACATCAGGCTATGCAACTAATTTCACTGCAGGATGGCAGGGAAGCTATACCGGTACGGCAGTTACGCAGGGGAACTTCTGCGTTATTCAGATAAATAATTCACCTGTTGCAACAGGAATTACTCCTGTAACTGGAACACCAACTGAATTTAAGTTAATGCAGAACTATCCTAATCCATTTAATCCCGTTACAAAAATTGAATACGCTCTGCCATATGAGAGCAGCGTAAATTTAGTTGTTTATGATTTGCTGGGACGTGAAGTTTCAAATCTTATAAACAATAAATTACAGCCGGCAGGATTTTATTCTGTTGAGTTCAACGGTTCTAATTTAACAAGCGGGACTTATTTTTTCAGAATGACTGCGCAGGGAAAAGAATCAGATTTCGCAACAACAAAGAAAATGATTCTATCTAAATAA
- a CDS encoding tetratricopeptide repeat protein, with translation MNTSFKKLVKELNVGIDERKKLEEYKKIIAEKVHQNANEALQECITALKLAEEINSSDYIAYYTHQLGNCYHAISEYDKAEENILKAIELYTERNDTKNLIACNLNLANVYIHKKNYRAGLKYLTESYRLNQIENSPLIKARLLNNFGVVYMDTENFKKALKYFLECIKISKEIDSWFDLQSCYVNIGMIYKKQKDYKNSLKYFSSALELNGKIKDKYREGYILYNYAEVYFEQGEMDKALNFSDMSLKNFEEIGDKSMVAANYVFKGKVLNKLENFDDALINCNLGLLISNQLNDERSIAETKFILAELHYKSKNIEKAIILAYDSILSASKTNMNDLLYCNYEFLSKVFLEKGDYKTSLEYKTKQFEKYEEIHKKEIDRISNNLIMQFEIEKLDYETSKLKEEKNKLTMLNEKLESLNKEKNEFIGILAHDLRNPLGAIYSLAEIYLGDGDALDPDQKEIMQEIKISSDKMLNLISNLLNLNAIDSGKMEGNISEVNLSDIVSRIIKENSKSANAKGISISVSKPHYEIKFSSYKIAIEQILTNILSNAIKYTFPNKNVFIGVYENKENEPVCEIMDEGPGFTDRDKELMFQKFAKLSAKPTGGENSVGLGLSIVKKLADLTGARIHVESTHGKGAKFVVIFKNFVNE, from the coding sequence TTGAATACAAGTTTTAAAAAACTCGTTAAAGAGCTCAACGTGGGCATTGACGAGCGCAAAAAACTTGAAGAGTACAAAAAAATCATTGCAGAAAAAGTCCATCAAAATGCAAATGAAGCTCTTCAGGAATGTATCACTGCACTAAAATTAGCTGAAGAAATAAACAGCTCCGACTACATTGCTTACTACACACATCAATTAGGCAACTGTTATCACGCCATTTCAGAATACGATAAAGCTGAGGAAAATATTCTCAAGGCCATTGAATTATATACTGAAAGAAATGATACAAAAAATCTTATTGCCTGCAATCTGAATCTTGCTAATGTTTATATTCATAAGAAAAATTATCGGGCAGGATTAAAATACTTAACAGAGAGTTACCGACTCAATCAGATTGAAAATTCACCACTCATCAAGGCAAGACTTCTGAATAATTTCGGAGTTGTTTACATGGATACTGAAAATTTCAAGAAGGCATTGAAATATTTTCTTGAGTGTATCAAAATATCGAAGGAAATTGATAGTTGGTTTGATCTGCAAAGCTGCTATGTTAATATCGGAATGATTTATAAAAAGCAGAAAGATTACAAGAACTCGCTGAAGTATTTCAGCTCCGCCCTTGAATTAAACGGAAAAATAAAAGATAAATACAGAGAGGGCTATATACTTTATAACTATGCAGAAGTTTATTTTGAACAGGGCGAAATGGATAAGGCTTTGAACTTCTCTGATATGAGTCTCAAAAATTTTGAAGAGATTGGTGATAAATCTATGGTTGCAGCTAATTACGTTTTCAAAGGGAAAGTTTTAAACAAACTGGAAAATTTTGACGATGCATTGATAAACTGTAATCTGGGGTTATTGATTTCTAATCAGCTTAACGATGAACGTTCGATTGCAGAGACAAAATTCATTCTTGCAGAACTTCACTATAAAAGCAAAAATATTGAGAAGGCAATCATCCTTGCATATGATAGCATCTTATCTGCATCGAAAACAAATATGAATGACCTGTTGTACTGCAACTATGAATTTTTAAGCAAAGTTTTTTTAGAAAAAGGTGATTATAAAACCTCCTTAGAATACAAGACAAAACAGTTTGAGAAGTATGAAGAGATTCACAAAAAAGAAATAGACAGAATTTCAAACAACTTAATAATGCAGTTTGAAATTGAGAAGCTTGACTACGAAACAAGTAAATTAAAAGAAGAGAAAAATAAGCTAACGATGCTGAATGAAAAACTGGAATCTCTCAACAAAGAGAAAAATGAATTCATCGGAATACTAGCGCATGACTTACGAAATCCATTGGGAGCAATTTATTCTCTGGCTGAAATTTATTTGGGAGACGGAGATGCACTTGACCCTGACCAGAAAGAAATTATGCAGGAAATAAAAATCAGTTCTGATAAAATGCTCAATCTTATTTCAAATCTACTAAACCTGAATGCAATTGATTCAGGCAAGATGGAAGGGAATATCTCAGAAGTAAATCTATCTGATATCGTATCAAGAATTATAAAAGAGAACAGCAAGTCTGCAAATGCAAAAGGCATCAGCATCAGCGTAAGCAAGCCGCATTATGAAATAAAATTCAGTTCATATAAAATTGCAATTGAGCAGATACTAACAAACATTCTTTCTAATGCAATTAAATATACATTCCCAAACAAAAATGTTTTTATAGGAGTGTATGAAAATAAGGAGAACGAGCCTGTTTGCGAAATCATGGATGAAGGTCCCGGCTTTACTGATAGGGACAAGGAGCTTATGTTCCAGAAATTTGCAAAGCTCAGTGCAAAACCTACGGGCGGAGAAAATTCAGTCGGGCTTGGATTATCTATTGTAAAAAAATTAGCTGACCTGACCGGTGCAAGAATTCATGTGGAAAGCACTCACGGGAAAGGTGCAAAGTTCGTAGTTATATTTAAAAATTTTGTAAATGAGTAA
- the rseP gene encoding RIP metalloprotease RseP has product MELFNTIFYFLIVIGILVFIHEFGHFAAARLMGMRAEIFALGMGYRLFGYNKVTGFTFGKLSEDVKLGEYTDYRLCAFPIGGYVKVAGMIDESMDKNFIDSEPQPWEYRSKPVWRRMVVITAGVIMNFLLAFAIFYSITLIKGKTITDSTTIGYVSNNSPAKTSGLLPGDKIITINNHPVASWEEVQSNLYFENLGEALSFVIDRNGTKQTINITKDKVGDLTERNFGIAVGNVSAEINDVVSDKPAAKCGLQKGDVITEFAGTPITHSQQLTDLIRFNANREVDVKWMRDGKTLDCKITPSADSTIGVIIAGKYTGPIKKESYNVITAAPKAVGDMYYLGVELFFKTIYKIFKGEVAFKKAIGGPVKIAQASAQSAEGGFLSFIGFLALLSISLAVINILPFPALDGGHFIMLVYEAIVRKPVPHKVQIVIQNVGFAILILFMIFVLYNDIISIK; this is encoded by the coding sequence ATGGAGCTATTTAACACTATATTTTATTTCTTAATAGTCATCGGAATTCTCGTATTTATTCACGAGTTCGGACACTTTGCTGCTGCGCGCCTTATGGGCATGAGAGCTGAAATTTTTGCTCTCGGTATGGGTTACAGATTGTTTGGCTATAATAAGGTCACAGGTTTTACTTTCGGAAAACTTTCTGAAGATGTAAAGCTTGGGGAATACACCGATTACCGTTTATGCGCATTTCCAATCGGAGGCTATGTAAAAGTGGCCGGTATGATTGATGAAAGTATGGATAAGAATTTTATTGATTCCGAACCGCAGCCATGGGAATACCGTTCAAAACCTGTATGGAGAAGAATGGTAGTAATTACAGCGGGTGTTATTATGAACTTCCTGCTTGCCTTCGCGATTTTTTATTCCATCACACTTATAAAAGGAAAAACCATAACCGATTCAACAACAATCGGATATGTTTCCAATAATTCTCCTGCAAAGACTTCAGGTCTTCTGCCCGGTGATAAAATAATTACAATTAATAATCATCCTGTTGCATCATGGGAAGAAGTGCAAAGTAATTTGTACTTCGAAAATTTAGGTGAAGCGCTTTCATTTGTTATAGATAGAAACGGAACTAAGCAGACGATTAACATTACGAAAGATAAAGTCGGGGACTTAACTGAAAGAAACTTTGGTATTGCAGTTGGAAATGTTTCAGCGGAGATTAACGATGTTGTCAGTGATAAACCCGCTGCCAAATGCGGTTTACAAAAAGGAGATGTGATAACTGAGTTTGCCGGGACGCCAATTACTCATTCACAACAGCTTACGGATTTAATTAGATTTAATGCTAACAGAGAGGTAGATGTAAAATGGATGCGCGACGGCAAGACTTTAGATTGCAAAATCACACCATCTGCAGACTCTACAATAGGTGTTATCATTGCAGGTAAATACACAGGCCCAATTAAAAAAGAATCATACAACGTTATCACTGCTGCCCCAAAAGCAGTAGGGGATATGTATTATCTCGGAGTTGAATTATTCTTCAAAACAATTTATAAAATATTTAAAGGCGAGGTTGCATTTAAAAAGGCAATCGGCGGACCTGTAAAAATTGCTCAGGCATCTGCACAGTCTGCAGAGGGCGGTTTCTTAAGCTTCATAGGATTTCTTGCATTGCTTTCAATTTCTCTTGCAGTGATTAACATTCTTCCTTTCCCTGCTTTGGACGGCGGTCATTTTATAATGCTGGTTTACGAGGCAATTGTCCGCAAACCTGTTCCGCATAAAGTTCAGATAGTAATTCAGAACGTCGGTTTTGCAATACTCATTCTCTTTATGATTTTCGTTTTATACAACGATATTATCTCCATAAAATAA
- a CDS encoding 1-deoxy-D-xylulose-5-phosphate reductoisomerase, producing the protein MSNLAILGSTGSIGCNTLKVVKNLNKNNYPVKVKYLSTNSQIDLLAEQVKEFSPDAVVISNENKAKEFKEKFSFNKLDVLSGTDGLNEISKRDDYDTLVCALVGFSGLAPVINAIKSKKKIALANKETLVVAGSIVNQLLKEYKTDLLPIDSEHSAILQCLIGEKDNAIEKIILTASGGPFRTKSYEEMQKATIEDALNHPNWKMGAKITIDSATMMNKGLEVIEAKWLFDIPYDKIKVVIHPQSIIHSMVEFEDSSIKAQMGIPDMKIPIQFALTYPKRVKADFPKLDFRNYPSLTFEEPDFKKFDCLQIAFDVLNSGETYPVVMNAANEVAIDYFLKGKIGFTDIPSHIRRCLDGHEPIDNFTLDDIFEIDAKTRLNIPLSR; encoded by the coding sequence ATATCCAATCTCGCAATCCTGGGTTCCACAGGATCAATCGGCTGCAATACACTCAAGGTCGTAAAAAATCTCAATAAAAATAATTATCCCGTAAAGGTTAAATATCTTTCAACAAACTCTCAAATTGATTTACTTGCTGAGCAGGTAAAAGAATTCTCACCCGATGCAGTTGTAATTTCCAATGAAAATAAAGCAAAAGAGTTTAAAGAAAAATTTTCATTCAATAAACTGGATGTGCTCTCAGGTACGGACGGTCTAAATGAAATATCAAAGCGTGATGATTACGATACACTTGTGTGCGCGCTAGTAGGATTTTCAGGTCTTGCTCCTGTTATCAATGCAATTAAATCAAAAAAGAAAATTGCATTAGCAAATAAAGAAACTCTTGTAGTTGCAGGCAGTATAGTAAATCAGTTATTAAAAGAATATAAAACCGATTTGCTGCCGATTGACAGCGAGCACTCAGCAATCCTTCAATGCCTTATCGGAGAAAAAGATAATGCGATTGAAAAAATAATTTTAACAGCTTCCGGCGGACCATTCAGAACAAAGTCCTACGAAGAAATGCAAAAGGCAACTATAGAAGATGCACTTAACCATCCTAACTGGAAGATGGGAGCAAAGATTACAATTGACTCAGCTACTATGATGAATAAAGGTCTGGAAGTTATTGAAGCTAAGTGGCTGTTTGATATTCCTTATGATAAAATTAAAGTTGTCATTCATCCCCAGTCTATAATTCACTCGATGGTTGAGTTTGAGGATTCTTCCATAAAAGCACAGATGGGAATTCCTGATATGAAAATTCCTATTCAGTTTGCGTTAACATATCCAAAGAGAGTTAAAGCAGATTTTCCTAAGCTGGATTTCAGAAATTACCCTTCACTTACATTTGAGGAACCTGATTTCAAAAAATTTGACTGCCTTCAGATAGCATTTGATGTTTTAAATTCAGGGGAAACATATCCTGTAGTAATGAACGCTGCCAATGAAGTGGCAATAGATTATTTCCTGAAGGGAAAAATTGGTTTTACGGATATACCTTCGCACATCCGCAGATGTCTTGACGGACATGAACCAATAGATAATTTTACTTTAGATGATATCTTCGAAATAGATGCAAAAACAAGACTTAATATACCATTAAGCCGGTAG
- a CDS encoding TlpA family protein disulfide reductase — MKKNILIALALVFTIALSSCGKKDGNTTSENTTTPKTNTETKTNTSNDTKTSGEKFFKVASVTGSSAKNVAPDFTWTENGKKMSMSDLKGNVVLVNLWATWCGPCKKEIPDLSKISQDMKDKNVKIIGVNVFQNPKSPALGDFLTSYPIPYTILDANDDFVKAFSDATKSEVEAVPTTFVVDKKGNIVETIVGARDEASFTSTIKKYLN; from the coding sequence ATGAAAAAAAATATTTTAATCGCTTTAGCATTAGTATTCACAATAGCTCTCTCTTCCTGCGGAAAGAAAGACGGAAACACCACATCTGAGAACACAACAACTCCAAAAACAAATACCGAAACGAAAACAAATACAAGCAATGATACTAAAACCTCCGGTGAAAAATTCTTTAAAGTAGCTTCAGTAACAGGTTCTTCTGCGAAGAACGTTGCTCCTGATTTTACATGGACTGAAAACGGAAAAAAAATGTCAATGTCAGATTTAAAAGGAAACGTTGTACTTGTTAACTTATGGGCTACATGGTGCGGACCTTGCAAAAAAGAAATTCCTGACTTATCAAAAATTTCTCAGGATATGAAAGATAAAAATGTAAAGATAATCGGTGTTAATGTTTTCCAGAATCCAAAATCACCGGCACTCGGTGATTTCTTAACATCTTATCCGATTCCATACACAATTTTAGATGCTAACGATGATTTCGTAAAAGCATTCTCTGATGCTACTAAGAGCGAAGTTGAAGCAGTTCCTACAACATTTGTTGTTGATAAAAAAGGAAACATTGTTGAAACAATAGTAGGAGCAAGAGATGAAGCATCTTTTACTTCTACAATAAAGAAATATCTGAATTAA
- a CDS encoding sigma-70 family RNA polymerase sigma factor produces MYEIKNSYYNLKSTRSTTLDTEKDDYSDNSENELDEFSEADQSNTLSKEDLEKLREEFNKEAMPHMKLLHNYAYRMTNNQLDADDLVQETYLRAFRFFHKFERGTNCKAWLFRIMKNLYINNYRKAQKEPGKVDYEEVENFFDSIRSEKIDSNDLQQKVFSNLLDDELLTALNSLQDDFKTVVILCDLEGLSYEEIAEFLNCPVGTVRSRLHRGRKLLQMKLADYARNKGYDVDNNLM; encoded by the coding sequence ATGTACGAGATTAAAAACTCTTATTATAATTTGAAATCTACACGTTCTACAACATTAGATACAGAAAAAGATGATTATTCTGATAATTCCGAAAATGAATTAGATGAATTTTCCGAAGCTGACCAAAGCAATACATTATCCAAAGAAGACTTAGAAAAGTTACGGGAAGAATTTAATAAAGAGGCTATGCCTCATATGAAACTTCTTCATAACTATGCTTACAGAATGACAAATAATCAGCTTGACGCAGATGATTTGGTGCAGGAGACATACTTACGCGCATTCAGATTTTTTCATAAGTTCGAACGCGGAACTAATTGTAAAGCATGGCTGTTTAGAATCATGAAGAATTTATATATCAACAACTACCGCAAAGCTCAGAAGGAGCCGGGTAAAGTTGATTATGAAGAAGTCGAAAACTTTTTTGACAGTATACGTTCTGAGAAAATTGATTCCAATGATTTACAGCAAAAAGTTTTTTCGAACTTATTAGACGATGAATTGTTAACAGCATTAAACTCATTACAAGATGACTTTAAAACTGTTGTGATACTGTGTGACCTTGAAGGTTTGAGCTATGAAGAAATTGCGGAATTCTTAAATTGCCCGGTAGGCACTGTAAGAAGCCGCCTTCACAGAGGAAGAAAATTATTGCAGATGAAACTTGCAGATTATGCGCGCAACAAAGGATATGATGTAGATAATAATTTGATGTAA